The DNA window GTTGGAATTGGGTTATCACTCTACGTAGACCACCTCTCATAATTCATAGGAATGACCATACAGAATGAGGGTAGAcattggaaaaacaaacaaacagcccCACAGTGGACAGCATTTGTAAAAGTTTTTGTAAAAAGGGCTTTTATTCGGCATGCCCACAAAACTGACACATTTCACACACCCCACTAAGAATACAGGTTTCTTTTCTctccactgtgtgtgtttgtgtgtgtttgtatctgTTTGTGCGTTTCTGCTGTGTCTGCTTTGCAAAAACACCCAACCCTTAGCTCACATGAAACTTGAGGTGGAGGGAGGGACATCCGGGAATATAGCGAGTGGAAACTCCACCCAAATTGGGGAGGAGTTTCTAAGGcagttttaaaaagtgcagCAGACCAGCAGACCTCATCATACTTGGCTCTGGACACAGGTATCGAACAGTGAACAGAGGATCTCAGTGACTCTCTTGGCCTTAAGGGTACAGCATGTCCGAAATGCATGACGACATTTTCACAAAGGTGAgtcagtgtttatttgtgtacaACTTTTGACTATTGCTGTGCTTTCCTGagtattgtgtgtatgtgattgtGTATTAACTTTTACGAACCAGTAGTTTGACAGTAAACACTTTGAGTTGTTAAAGTTACTAACTAACCAGCTATGCAATTTATGGAGTGTTGCTTGTGTCTGTAAGTCCTAGTTACTGTAAGtaacttaaataaaatatattaccaAACCGTAGTCTGTAGGGTCTGATTGCATGTGATTTGACCTTTTTGATTATCAAAGTTAAAAGTACCCgtcatacatatatgtatgtatatgcaagTCAAGTAAAACATCTATCATCTATAGATAATTGTGTCTGGAGCTTTATTAGCCGTATATTAACTATACCAACCATTTGCAACAGAACTTTTTGAACCTGGCCCTGGATGATGCCATGGTCACAAGACAGTCTCAACTCAACGTCCCAGGACAGGGTCGACTGAACCGGTCCGCCTCATTCTTTTCATCCCCCTCCCCGCCTGACTCATCCAACCTCAGCTTCAGCACTGAGCATATCAATAACGACGACAACAGCAGCTCACTCTGGTCATCGAACATCTGGAGTCAGGCCCCTAGTCTTCAAACTAAAACATCTGCTCTGCAAGCACGGTCCATGAGCCTAACCGAGTCCAGCATCTCCCTGCTCTCCAGTTTCGGACAACTCAAGAATCTGGAAGCTTTTTCCTCAGGACCTGCCACAACTGTGGCTCCACCGCCAGGCTTCCCCCCTGCGTCCAACCTGCCGGCCCAGGTGGCACCCATGCTGTCCTCTAACCGTTACAAGACTGAGCTCTGCCGTGGCTTTCAGGAGACTGGCAGTTGCAAATATGGCAGCAAGTGCCAGTTTGCCCATGGTGAGGCGGAGCTGCGTGGAATGTACCGTCACCCAAAGTACAAGACCGAGCCTTGCAGAACCTTCTACAACTTCGGGTACTGTCCATACGGCTCACGTTGCCACTTTATCCATGAGGAAAAAATCAGCGGAGGCCAACTTACATCAGCTAAATTCCAGACTCAGCGCCAGCAAACTCCCCCCGCAACCAACAGTGGTCAGAATCCGCGCCACCAGCTCCGCCAAAGTGTCAGCTTTGCAGGCTTCCTGGGCTCTTCACGTACCTCCCCTCCACCATCATTCCCTGCATCTTTTACGGATCCAAACCTGGGCTTTAGCAGGGCTCCGTCTGTGTCTCCACCTCCAGCAGATCTCATTTCCCCAGTGTTTGGCGACTCCCTGTCTCGGGAAGTAGCAGCATTCCAATTTGGCACCCATCAAACCCGCGCCAGTTCCGGAGACATCCACAACATTCCTCTCATCGTGGAGCCAAAAGCCTCGCGCTGCCTGTGTGGCCACAGCAATGACTTCTCTACTTTGCATGGAAACAGCGGCAGAGGCTTTGCCAAAGTTGTGGACGGGAACCAGCAGGACAGCAATGCACTGTTTGCAGGTACCAGCCACAGTGGATTGATGAAGCATGCTAGTCTGCAGCGTTTCTCCTCTGAGGATTCCCTGGAGGACAgctacagcagcagcagcggaggTTCCAGCGGGACTGAGTCTCCAACTTTTGACGGATCATCCAACAAGAGGCTCACTGTGTTTGAACGCCTGTCCTTGTCCGACTAAGCAGATCATAAGGGCAAGAACAGAAGAGAACTGTCTGTCTAGTCTTTCTTCAGATCTTCAGACCTTCAGACCCAGAACTGATCAGGACAAGTCAATATTTGATAACATAATAACACTTAATGTTCTTAATTCATGTTTGTCAAATTTAAACTCATCTTGGACAAAGAGATCAGTCTAGCACCAACTGTCATAAGTGTAGCAAATTAGACCTTGTGGTCTTCCACCAATCCATTCGCCATATCGCCAATTTGATTGGTTTGAAAAATTGCATCTGTACAGATCAAACTGGCTCATCAGTGATGACAatcagctattattattattgtgccttaaAGACTCGCCCTGCCTCACAAGCTAGTGCTCCTCAGTGCCAAGAACAGTATGTTTAATTCCGTGGCCTTCATGAGTAAGACCCAGCGTGTGTAATTGATGCCATTTTATCTGACATGCACTTTACAGCAAATTCAAATGGGAGAAACCTGCCTCCCAGTAGCATTCTACCAAAGCTTCATACTTCACGTtactgtgtgagtgtgtgtatgcgtaCGTCTGTGTATATAtgcttgtgtgcgtgtgtgtgtaaccaTCTTTTTTTCTAAGACCAGGGGTGCAACCGGATGAGAGATCAAAGTGTGCATGAGAAAAGTAGATGTGAATACCcaacattttgtaattttggcGCTTTTTTTAATGACCCCCTTCTAAGGTCCcctgtttgattgacagcctgGTTCAGGGACTTAAACACCACAGTATTTCTTTTGGTTATCGGTTGCCTCGCATTGTTTAACTTAaactaatatatttattatgatatttatttctgtttaaaatgtattttgtactttatttatgAAGAATTATTCAAAGGTCTGTGAATTACCAATGTGAGGAaagggaatttaaaaaaaaaaagaaagaatcttatatttttaattgaccaAAAGTGTCTGAATAAACTTCTGAAAAAAGAAATGagattgttttctttctttacatAGTACACTAGAACTCACAGTACACTcctccattttaatttaaagAAGATCTTGCAGCATTTTAGTATAATGCAATGGTCTCTTATTTGTGCTGTTCATCATGTAACTGCACTGAACTTCTAAAGGAGGTGACTAGTAAAAACCTCCTTCATGAATTTGATAAAAAGGCAGTCATGTTTGCTAATCAATTACTGTAGTGCCACTAATGTACCATGAATAAATACTATCTGTCCAATTCAGTTACATTTCCATCTGATAAGCAAGTGAAACAAGAGTATTTACTTCATTTCTCACTACTGCTGTTGTACTCTTGCATACAGTACCTTGTCTTCTTAGTATGCACACAGTACAATAGTCAACAACTGCCTTCAGACTGCACTTCATATCAATGTCAGGAAAAAGGTTCAGTGGAAGAGATAATGATACCCTAAACTTTAATACTGTATTACAAACTATGGGTAGACATAAATATACAGTTGCATTCAAAATTATCCTCATTGTAActtctgtttatttacacagcaTAACACATCTAATATTACAAACCATTTTAGGGGTATCAaggtttaattgttttttttagtctctACCATAACTGTTTATGTGTGTGAGTTGCCTTTTCATAAAATCAGTTTTTATACTTTGGGTTTATTGTGCTTGACTTATTCGAGAACAAAGATCAGTCACGCCCTGAGGTGGACATTGATTGGTCGTCATTGTGTTTGGGCAAAGCTCAAAGCCAAACTAAACACGAAGCGAACACTCCGCCTAAGAGCAATTCTTCGACTAACAAGCTGACGAAGGTTCCTGCCAAGTGGATAGCAATGAAATGCAAGCCGATAAACATAGTGGAAAACAAGGGTTTAACAGAGGTTTTGCAAACTGCATCTACTCACCAGGCAAGCCACCGTGCAGGATTACAGAAACTACCAAAATTAGCAAGTTGTACGAcggcaaaaagaaaaacaaacttaGGATTCTGTGTTGCTGTAACCGAAGACTACTGGACCTCATTTGGTCTAGTGCGCAATACTTTGCTCATACAATTGTTCTTACTTTTTTGATACGTTAATTTCCGCGCTCTATAAGtacctgttgttttgttttattttaaatatattatttggaGAACACGAAATAACACAACAATATTCCCCCCTGGTTGTAAACAGCAAAATATTCCAGGATGTGGGCTTTTTGCAACAATTTTTATGTGAGATTTAAAAATAGATTAATTAGATCAATTAATTACAGATCATTTATTAATcgctcatattttttttaacttttgacaGCACTACTTCATGGAAGTATAGATGGATTCAACCTCTTATTTGCCAACCATACTGATAATATAAAATTGAATCCTACCAGTTACAAGAGTAAATATCAAGAAGGCTTTCATAAAAATTCTCTAtactaaaacaaaacataacataaacgtTTCTACTTCTGTAGAATTTTCCTTTGTTTGCTTTTCAACCACATTGGTGCTGTTCACTGGCTTTAATTGTCATTGTCAGCAAAACCAGGGTTTGGTGTTGAAATGTCATGAAAATGCAGTGTTGAAATTTCCGCCTAAAACTCCCACTTTGACCTTGTGTTGAGCAAGTCTCCAAAGCAAAGAAAACTTCATCTGATAGTGTCTAAGCAATGGACTCTTTGTACCACATCGTCAAAAACTAACCCAAATACCACTCGGTGTTTCAACATATTTTGAAATAACTTTGCCAAGTCAAAACACTGCACATTTacaaggaaaagatgccttttGTAATACAAGTAAGAAATTGTCAAGttggcaacaaaacaaaaaaatcgaGCTGTTGTTGTTAAACAGaaaatttttgttatttaatgcAAAATAATGTTTATTCTGTTGTAATGTTGACTCCAGAATGGCCCTAAGTATCACTGCAGATTGTAGGTAATATAAACTAGTATAATGACGTCTGTACGACATAGAGTCCAAGATATTACTATGACTATGCACATTTCGAAACGTACTGATTGCCCTTTACAGTTTTAAGAAAACACAATCATTCTAAAGGGTTTTGATAACTTCTAGagaataatatatacaattctCAATTTTTCCCTTAACATAACTGGAGCTAATTTACAGTAACaaagatgtttttctttatttttctcaagctgctgtgccAAATACAAATCACGTTTAACTTacctacaaaaataaacattattaataGCTATTAATATGTGTCATTAGTCTTTGGTTGaattggtatttttttaaataccctaTGAATGTCTTATCTTTCCTTTTCCATGTAATGTGTATGTGGCAACACAATTGCTGCACTCTAATATTGCGATGGACTATATCACGCCGATAGAGCTGGTCTTGTGGCTCCTTTTGTACATTGTCTTCACAAAGAGTAAACTTTGTTCCACTTTGGACCAAGGGCAGGAAGTGTTACCATGACAATGAACAATGTGTAAACCACAATGTGTAAACAGCAAAGGCGAAAATAATGGATgtggatggtgtgtgtgtgtgtgtaaacttaACAGCCTGTAGACTAGTTAAGATTATCCCCCACTGTAAAAGATGCTGTAATATTTTGCTTACTTTACATTAATAATGTGACTCTTGAGAACATGCACACTATTCTTCATCTACTAAAGCTGAAAGAACATTACTAAAATGTCGTGTACTAGTATGAAGTCATGTACTCAAGTCCAGACCTTTTTTCTGGTACTTCTTTTCTGCTCCTCTTAGGTAAATGGTACACCTTATCGTCAACATAGTGCAAACATTACCAAGAGCAACTGCAGAGCTGTTAATGATCAACCACTAAGCTGTTAGCGTCAGAACCTTTCACCCATGTCAGCTGAGCctgtacacacatgcacacacacacacacacacgtacgtacacagacacacacatctaGAGTGCAGTTCAAAACTGTGCAGAGATTAAAGTACAAGAGATACACATGTCAAATGACATGCAAAAGGCCATAGATTGTCTGGTGCTAATGATAAAATATGAGTGATTCACTTGTCTGATGAAtttctacatgtaaaaaaaatgaagtttgaAGTAGAAAGACAAATGCATAGAAGTAGTAGCTGTTGAAAAGTGAACCCCACTGTGTGCCGAACCAATGGTGTCAGAAACTATCAGTAGAGTTTGACAAGAGGGATTAAAGGTACGTGAGAAGGAGATTAGAAATGGTGAAagttctcctctctcctctgggaaaaaaatgttcagACGATATAACAGCGTGACTTTGTGCGTGCCA is part of the Doryrhamphus excisus isolate RoL2022-K1 chromosome 8, RoL_Dexc_1.0, whole genome shotgun sequence genome and encodes:
- the zgc:162730 gene encoding mRNA decay activator protein ZFP36 → MSEMHDDIFTKNFLNLALDDAMVTRQSQLNVPGQGRLNRSASFFSSPSPPDSSNLSFSTEHINNDDNSSSLWSSNIWSQAPSLQTKTSALQARSMSLTESSISLLSSFGQLKNLEAFSSGPATTVAPPPGFPPASNLPAQVAPMLSSNRYKTELCRGFQETGSCKYGSKCQFAHGEAELRGMYRHPKYKTEPCRTFYNFGYCPYGSRCHFIHEEKISGGQLTSAKFQTQRQQTPPATNSGQNPRHQLRQSVSFAGFLGSSRTSPPPSFPASFTDPNLGFSRAPSVSPPPADLISPVFGDSLSREVAAFQFGTHQTRASSGDIHNIPLIVEPKASRCLCGHSNDFSTLHGNSGRGFAKVVDGNQQDSNALFAGTSHSGLMKHASLQRFSSEDSLEDSYSSSSGGSSGTESPTFDGSSNKRLTVFERLSLSD